The Populus nigra chromosome 4, ddPopNigr1.1, whole genome shotgun sequence genome contains the following window.
TTTCCACTTCAACTAAaaacaacttctttttttttttgcatgcagATTTGGGTTTTTTACCAACAAAGCAACCATCATGTTTGAAGAACACAGAATCGTGCATTTTAGTAGATTGACCTAAAAAACACGCCTTGCCCGGTTATGTGGACACGTATGCAATTCCCAGTGAACAGGTGAAGAGAATAGAGGAACTTATCCAACATAAACGGaaacaagtttagaaacaaaaCCTGGAATGGACTTCCCATTGCAGAGCCAGGACATCACAGGAATGACTACGAAACAAGGACAATACTACTTCTATTAATTGAATTACACGACATTCCATTGAGCTGTCTGATGAAAGGAACTAGAAACGACTTCACCAAAATTATGCTGAAGACCTTTCGAACTTCAAGAATCTAGCATATCATGCCCCTAAAACTCCATTGACATAATGTTCAACAAAACAGATCATCCAATTTCTGCAGGATGACTGAGAtcacaattttttaatttactttcagtAGTAAGGCTACTATGGAACTTGTCTAGCTAACAGGGAAAGTACTTACGCAGACATGGAGAGCAATATGtcagaaaaaaactattaccttGAACTTTCAAGTAACATTTACCTACATTTACTCGCACATTTTAACATTGCAAATCAACAAGCTCGTTTACAATGCCTGCATTTCTTTTTGGTACTAAATGCCTAAAGTGTTCAACATAGGACTGATCCtacaaaatgaatatttaattaaaagcaGAACAACTTGTACAAATCCGTAAACTATTGAAATGACATTGCTACGCATCATAAAATGTTACATATCAACCAACCCTGTCGGTTGCATTATAACATTTGAACtctacaaaaaaactaaaagcaaaaAGGTTACATCAACAATACCTGTGAAATCCCAGAACCTAGCCAGATGCAAAAAGACTCCCATCCTTCAGCCACCAACACCTTCACATCCCATTCCATTCCATCACACTGCACTTACTGACTACACATCGGCCTTCAAAAACTACGCCTGCACAGGGTACTTCCTAGGCCTTCCTCTCTTCCTTGGCCCTGGCATCCCCATTGCATTCCCAGCCACGCCCGTTGCACTCCCACCAGAAACCTTCACCACTCTATCCCTGCTCTCCACACCAACCCTCACTGGTGTGGCAGCTGCACCATTACCACtaacaccaccaccactacgGCCGCCACCGCTACCATTCTTATCATCCACATTTTCCGCTACATAGCCACCACCCTTATCACCTCCTTGCTGCTGCTCTGTCCCAAACATTGGCGGCATCCAATTAGGAAACCCTGAACCCACCCCACCACTTTTCCCTCCACTCCCTGCGGTACCAGGTGTAAATCCCAAAGGGAAGAACCCCCAGCAGCAATAATAACACTCCTGCCCGGGAACCAAAGGAGGCAAAGAGGGTATTAAAACAGCATGAAACCCTCTCTCGCAATTTTGGCACCTCAAACAACAATTCTCATAAACCCTAGGATACTCGTACAAAATATAACAATACGGACACGCAGTCCAAAAGGAAGACAATTTCGCTTTCTGGGACCCTTCTTGTTGATTACTCACattattaacattaattttcaCACTTTCAGCCTTTTTATCATCAACCGGTCTCTGGCTTCTCCTGACTGGTAATTTCCCAGAAGCAGACAAATCAATCTTCGAAAACAAACTCAATTCATTATCGTACAAAGTTTTTTTAGCAGTATCAGACAAAACAGCCCCAGCATCGGCGACGAGCTTGAAGGCTTGGTCGGCGAAAGGGTACTTGTTCTTGTCTGGATGGAGGAGTAATGCAAGGCGACGATACTGTTTTTTTATGAGGAAGGAATCGTCAGTTTTCTCACTGATTTGCAAGATCGAGTACCAGTCGTGTTGATTGTTGACGCGTTTTTCAGCTGATAAAAGAACATCAGCAACAGCTAAGATCTGATCTGGGCCTTCCAAAAGGGGTTCCGTTTCCTGAGCTAAAACTGCGAAGTCTTTTGTGCCGCTGAGATCTCGTGATTGCAAGAGTTTCTCAGCGATTCCGAGGAGGCGTTCGGCTTCGGCCCTGTTGGGATCTTCGTTCATTTTGGTAGTTTTGGCTGTCGGGATTAatggtgtttttggttttttctgttGTTTTGGGAGGTGAGGAAATTGTTTCCAGGGAGGAAATTGAAAAGCAGCTTgcttggattctttttttctgATGGACTGGATTGGGCTTCAGTTTGTGGGAAATGGCCTGGAGATGATGGTGCCCTTGGAAATGAGAAGTGggtattttgatcttttgaagCAAGCAAAAAACACAAATCAGGATGGATATATTTCTACTCATACAGACGTACTGTTGTTATTCTCATcgcatgattttttaaattgactatATTAaccctcttttaatttttatgttatctCTTCGAACGAAAtgcaaatatatagtttttaaacacGGTTAGAAGATCAACTTGATTTAAAACCTGAATCTTGAATTTTAACtagattattgaattttaaCCGGATCATTTTAGTTCGACTCCATTCTCttttataaagtaaaataatattatttttttattaaaaaataaatgattaataaattactaattaaaatttattagtaaaataatattattttttatctcttcGAACGAAATgcaaataaatgattttttattaaatttttttaaattaatccgagtttttaattaaattacacatatttttaatttttcttaaacctcATCCAATTCCAGCTCCAGATTAATCAATTAGGCTGACtgaattttaaaactacaataaatataactttaaataagaaaaatttataaacttgatcaaaagaaaaataaagttagcgttaagaaaataaatttaaatataaagaagaTTGGCTTTGTCGCTCCACATAATAATTAAGCCACACAAACACTTAATATCAGTCAACCAATCTAATATAATAAACACATTCGGGTCAGTTGACTATGTCATAACGTTGGACTAACCAACAACGGCTAAATTTTTCTAAAGGTTTGATTGATCAATGTTTATctttttacatgactttgaAAATGTGaagatgttgttttttaaaatattttttatttaaaatatatattaaaataatattttttatatttttaaatttatttttgatattaatatattaaaataatttaaaaaaaaaaagaaatttttaaataaaaattattttccaacctCCTTTAATTTAGGgtgtgtttgggaacgcggtttgcaccgtattatcttaaattttaaatttttttttgtttaaaataaattttttatatatatttttagattgtttttgtatattgatgtcaaaaataatttttaaaaaataaaataattttattttaatatatttttaaacaaaaaaatattttaaactaccATTACCATCATAATTTCAAACCCATTTTAGTATGCAAACCCAATCGGCGGCTTAATATAATGCGAGTAAAATCGACCCTCTATTTtcccataaaaaattatcttgccGTCTTGCCtttgtaaatatatatgttCATTGGTGCCAGCCGAGTACAATAAAATTTGGTTTGGGACTCGTCTTGGATACATGTTGTGTTACAGtgctttttttcattaaaaacgATGTTCAGTTAAcgcaaatatatttaaaaaagaaaaacaatatacaaGTTAAAAACCCCACTGGATAAATTAAGTTAGTTTactttaatcaaatgataaaaaaaaggtcatgATAGAAAATAtaccaaattagaaaaatatgatAATGATGACCTAAAAAAGCATTTTTGTAAAAAGAGACAAACGATTTAACTTAATTGTCAAcccattaaatataaaagaaaaatatgatttaaaaaggaacaaaaaaaccAACTCATGTAAATCCgagttagcatgacaaacttgtaaatcgagaaataaaagatgagtcaacccaagttaacatgtcaaactcgCGATCAATGtcatgaaatcatgataaccatgtaaaaaaaatgtaaaaaatcacaaaactaaaaataaaataagttaaaaaaacaatgttaaactgtattaacttttcaaactcgtgactcggTGCATTAAACTGGAAGCACCCTATCTAAAAAAACCACTAAATTCAATTCCCCgccaattaaatattgaagtatgaacttgaaaaaacaatataaattacataaaatgatccaaaattaaaattaaaaaatatggatcaaaattggaatacaaaaaaaatgattgaagagttaaattaaaaaaaaattgaacaaaaagattaaaaaaacaataaaataatgaggatcaaaattgaaataaaaaataaaaataaaaataaaataattttttgattgaatggtgaaataaaaaataacaaccaaTTTAACAAAGTGTtccaaaaaaaaccatttaaaagaACGAGGACCAAGTTtgacaaaataatatatcacaaattgagattaaatgatgtatttgaaaaaaactcaaaattttgcaaaaaaataataataaaaattagaaataataaaaaagaaccgATGTTGACATCCCTATAATTAGAGAACAATTCTAGAACATTTCATAGGTAATGCATTTTTCAAGATAATAAGAGAGAAAAGTGGGAGGAGAAGAAACAAAGGCAACTAGCATCACTCTACAAACTCAACACCACCACGTGTCGCTCCAACAAGAAAATGACAGCGCGACGCTTCTAATGATAcagtgaaaattgattttttgctATTAGAAGGCATTGCACACTTTGCCCAAAGAGCACAAGCACCAACTATTTGCTAGCACATGTATTGCATGCATcaaccacttttattttttaaaaaatacattttatatttatttaaagaccAAATTACCCCTTGCCTGACTTACAAAAAGAAATGTGTGAGAAGATGAAAGTGTCATTGGACTCCATCTTTGAAAATCTTACATCCAATGGTAAGTCATTTCACTGTGCTTGTCAAATGATAAAAGACCAGCTTAcccataaacaaattaaaaatgacaaaataagcCCTGTATAAGGAGCATTATGCCTCTAATAActagttcaagttttatttttacgGGAAGGACAAATCAACCATTCCATTATTAGAATGGATAGTGCTTACGAGTCtgcatgaacaatattttttcaagaccTATTAGTTTTTGTTGATTATCAAAAGTTACGTAAACAAGTTTTATgtaataattatatgaaatttggTGAGGTTCGTGACCTAGTTCAAGGCTTGAATTATGGATTGAGTGAACTGATTTGAATTGACTcgagttaataaaaaatcacgtcgtttcaaaaaaaataaagttaaagccatgttgttttgaaaaaaaaaaagtcacattGGGTCTCATTCGAGCTTTAATTTGGTCGAGTGGGTAATTGACTAACTTGCCAGGTCAATCAGATTTGACTGAGTCAACTCTCATCTATTTGACATAAAAACTAGCCAAAACAAGATTTGGATCGACCTGTCAAACTAACACGGGTTTAATAATActagtttataaaaataaatcttagtcttttatccttttaataaccatagttttgaaacttaaCCCGACAGGTCGACCTGGAGCTAGAATCGGGtcaggtttaagaaaaaatagagaaagtcAAAATCCAAGGTGACTTATGACCCGGCAAGATCCAGTCAAAAACCTGATTgtaacccgttgacttttgcttttttactaaaacgatgttgttttgatttttttaaaagattgaaattgaCCTGGACGACCTAGTGACCAAGTCAAAACCCGAAATTTGGGTCCTGGGCCGGGTCGACCACCGAAccaggtttaaaaactatgttaaTAACTTCACATGTACTTCGAGACTCCAATCCAGGTTAGGTTTCCAATAACTTGTCCTATTCATATATAGAAGTATAAACTAGATAGGTGATTATTGCTATGCCACGATAatgattatctttttattttaaaatttcattgtcATTAACAACTCGTTCTCAATTTATCGGTTCAtacattttaagatttattttgtcTTACTCAAATGACATCGTtaaatttctcaattaaaagaattatgataTAATGAAATGAAACGTATTTGCAATATTGTCCTATTTTtctatcatgttaaaaaataatttgagatcTTACACGTCTTTATTATTGCATATGATTctcactttattttattaaatgccagtattaatttttcaatttacaactatatttttacttaatGTCAACAAATATGTAACAAcacctatatatttatttttttgcactgtaaaaaaattagatgatatgcaataaAACGAGTCGAATAGAtacaacaatatattttttgtatttattaacacaaacatcaatttatttactaaataaatacataagCTTTTCAATtactgattattttttatagtaaaaaaacattaaaaaagcctttatattatttgttttaccaAAAACAATTGTCGAAGCATAAGTTATCTGGGATGGAATCTGTTTTGAGGATGCTTTACTTGAGAGCTGCACCATGGACCCTCCCTCCATAGTCAGGTAAAAAGTTCGAAACTAGACTCTTGGTCGCAGGAAAGCAGAGAACCACTCGAAGTGCCTTGGATTTCTTCCAAGACCACCACTCTGGGTTGCATGGCCCCTTATGCTCCGACACCCTGCACcttcaagttttcttttcaaGGACGAGCAGGCTTTTTTCTTGGAGGTCTCGGATTTAACATTTTCcgttatattttaattttacagtaCATGATTTAATCGAGTCTCTCAACAAAGAGAGAGACAGAGTAAATCTAATTGTATCCcgaaatataataattaaattggaaaaataaattattgcaaAAATAGGTGAATTACACTcgcgcgcgcgcgtgtattCCACTAATGGTCCttctttcttgttattttatcatttagccAGTCCatcatagaaataaaaacaaaaaggtatGATAATGCTGTCttgaatgtttttgaaatgcaattttcttcttctgcatgcagagaagagATAAAGAACCTAAATGTACAAACAATactgctataaaaaaaaaaaaaaaaaaacttttcagcGGACCAAGGAAGGAAAATTCTCTTGGAAACAGAAAATCACTACCCTCGAATTATTTTAAGAGAGTTGGCTCCCACGCATGCGCATGTGATGCTGACAAGTGGCCACTTAGTGATGGGAAAGAGCCATCTTGGGATTTTGAGTCCGGAGACCGCTCCTGTTGATGATTGGGTGTTTCGATCTGCATAAAGGCTCcgggagaaaaataaaaatgttgccGTACCAAAGCAGAGAGTAGAAAACTAATTATACTCTTTTGTATCCACCTGAAGTGCCTTGGTCCGCTGAGAGATCGCTTGGGTGATGTAGACGCTTAGCACGAACTTCCTGCTTCCTAGTGTCTTGTGTGTTGATAGTTTATGAGCTGAGCTCCCTGATTGATTATTGAGAAACTTGAAGAGATATCGTGGATCGTAGTAACCCAGCAAGAGATTTAGTAGGAAACGACGTGTAGCACATGATTATCTAATTAATACTCACTGCGTGAACAGCAAGTGCAAGTGATGACTGGCCTAGGGTATGGCCATTGGCACCTCTCTCTTACCAAGGAGAATAGAGAGATGTGAAATGAGAAGAAGGTGGTAGAATTTGATGGCAAAAGGCTGGAAAGAAATCTCGATCATGACACGGAAAAGCTGAGGGTCAAACTAGTGCATTCCACTTGCATCTTGGTTGTAGAGCGTACTAACTctgttattaattttctttcctttttttaaaaataaaatatatatatatatatatttatatatgaaataaaggcatataattaattaaccacGTGCAAAAGCCGAAAGCTGAAGCTGCGTAAGGATTTGGTATGATGGAATGAAGTACTCGACATGGTTTTCAACTTAGGAATATGGATTTTTTGCGGTTATTGTGAGTAATTTCTCTCAGCTGCTCGCGTCTAGAACGTCATGTATTGTCACCAGTCTCGAACAAAATATACTGTGGTCTACGTACGTGGTTTTAAATTTGAACGAAATGATTGCTTATATCATGATCAATAGAggtttatatgattgttaattttagggctcgtaagattagtcgagatgtgcACAAACTGGTCCGGACatccatgttaaactaaaaaaaaatatattttttatatttctatgtttattttttataaaatattttacatatagtaatttatttataatatcatccAATAATATCAATTACTACCACAACCCTATTATTATCACTATGGTTTGTTATGACTACTCATCACTCcaaaataatcattttcattATCTACATATCgccattattataataaatattatcattatcattttcaTCACTTTACAACCATCATGATTTCCTTCTTTTCCTCGTTCATGTTACCAATACTAACATAGTCGCCGCTACTATCATCACTATTATTGTCACTGCTCATGTCACCACTACTACAATAGttgttgtaattattattattacatcataACAATATCATGTTATTATCATTTTactattttcatgttttttatactACTACTCatcaaacatcataaaatacttctcatttaatttttttaatgggaaaACACTTTGTATGTTGTATATATGTTTACATATACAACTCCATTAGAGTAGGTTCATGCTCAAGTTGTTTGGCctgcaaaataaatatatcgGTTACTAGTTAAACATAAACTATAGGTatgattttcagaaaaatacttgaaattaaaataggCACTTTGCATAATTTGTAAAAGGAAGCAACAAGTCCGTATACATGCTAATATAACTATGagtctatttgtttttgtttagtgACCCATTATGCGAACTCTTTTAATCTCCGGCGTATATAGCTATAAATATCTCCATCGGTTGCTCTTAGTGATGTGGTGAGGTCTATAATTTTTCAACACCTCAAAATCATAACCtggttcaaatatttattaaaaaaaacaatataaaaaaacaaaaagattaaaattttacaaaaaagcaTATATGCCATACATTAAAATTTATCTAGTTGTGTTGTGATTTTTCAGATTTGTCTTGCCATCCTTGACTTTATTGATCCCACTAAATAATTCTCTtagaatatttttcataaaataatttgtttttaaattttaaaaacattatttatcgGCTAAAAAATTTTCTTGGAATACTTTTCATAAAATAAGAAGGTGCGTTTTGGGATTTATTATGCAGCATAATCTTGAACGGGGAggtaagtttattttatttgtaggcTCTTACTTTTAATCTACTTTCATTGCTGTTTAGATGTGAAAATgagagtaattaatttaatagttcTTGATTGCAAAAGCcgtgtcaattttattttttttatgtgtgttttaTAGTTTATTGTTTCACAAAAtttttgaataaggaagagatagATTATTTAGAATTGCAATTGagcttttatcttttaattatgaGAAGATACTGAGATTTAAAGAATGTTTGAAAATGttgtagtgattattttttgtttagaaatatatcaaaataataaatttttttatttttaaaaaattagtttttatatcattacatcaaaaaatctaaaaacacaaaaaaattaatgcttgaaaatacatcaaaataatattttttttatttttaaaaaattattttttataatagtacatcaaaacaataaaaataaaaataaaaataaaatcttaaattttttaaaaatactttcaaaacaaaaaacaatttattttctcatgaAGCAGATGCCTTCGGATCTTGGAACTGAGAACAGTATGAAAAGTCGAAACCAAAGGTGAGAAAAGAATAGCGTGACAAGGAACGAATAGGCAATGTATTCTTTCTTCCATGTCACGATCAGAACTGTAGCTAGAATATGGTTTCCAACATGGattgaacatttattttttcagataaagttgtatctttttttttagtttttttagtttaatatgggtGTACGGATCAACttgcgtgtacctcgactaattctatAGATTCTtaaattaacgatcatataagtctctagtggtcatcatatAAGTAATCACAGAACTCGAATCGaagaccattaaaaaaataaattttttaattttaaatttttattattgaaccaCTATTTAAATGAAGTTGTATCttgataattaattacttgGATGAATCTTGCTAAGCCCTTGTTAAACAGCAATAAGAAGAAAGTCCAGTTGGATTTGGGCTGGGATTCCTACGTTCCGAATTCAATATTACACTTCCACTTCTTAACAAAATCCATCAGAGTATATGTGTAACTGGAACGAAAAGGCAGCCATTTGGTAACTTTCTACTGTTATGTATGCAGATATTCATCGTCTTCTATCACTTTCTTCTGTTTAATTTCCTCAGAATATTACATTTGTGGTCCATCATCTACCTTCACATGCAGAGGAATCCATTTTGTGGTTTAGGTTTGtttcttttctgaaaaatagttttttttagaaaataaattctaaaaaaataaattattttctgatatttggtggtgtaataaaaaataaattgaaaaacattttctagtgtttagttatgtcatggaaaataagttggaaaacaacttattaatattttatttttttcaagtttattaaaataacgagaaacaaatcttacaaattaaaaagttgaatgagaatgaaattgaaaaaaatataatttcataaattatcttaaataaaataaataataattaaaataatagagatcaaatataaaaaataaaaaagatgaaagatgaagaaattaaaataataataattaacattttataaattatttcaaataaaataagtaacaataaaaaaaggatcaaatttgatagataaaaaattttaaaaaaaataaataaaaattatgaaaataagaaccaaagttaaaataaaaattaaattttaagagatgaaattaaaaaataaatattcaaaacaaaatatatatagcaatcaagagttttatgatcaaatttgatataattagtaaataatatgatatttttaaatttttcacaacttttaaaaagtattttcgtccaaattttttaaaaatcaaattaaaatttccttttacttaaaagtgtttttttattaattttttaataacaaataaatataaaaattttttaaaaataaacataaaatagtCTGCAAGACCCATACGAGAAACGTGCAATATGCGCCAATGCTCCTGCTATGCTATGTAGCTAGCTACTGGTCAGTTTCCAAGTGATGTGTAACCTTGATGATTTGTCAGTTCCTGGTTCTTTTATCGAGGAGCAACTCGTGGGCGAGgttatttctttttacattttaaaagtatttttaaaaataaattattttttattttttaaatcattttaatgtgataatatcaaaaatatttttttttattttgatatatttttagataaaaaatacttttaaaagcaaTCATTATAACaacctaataaataataattatactacaaactaaaataattggGTATGACTcgtctattttattatttatataaacagtgaattagatgatattttttattttctaactttttttttccatcaaattattttatagtctaatcaaaagaaattagattgcaaattataataaacataaataatttaaatgtagaagattaaaatgtaaaacaaaaagagaataTCTGGCTACCtcatattaacaatttttattttgcttcaaataattattatttttattttcactcacTAGATTAGAAAGAGGAAAGAGAAACTcgtatagaaataataataagagagaAAGTGGTCTATTAACACCAATtctgaccataaaaaaaatattaatcttaagGTTGAAGGATTCCGTTCGACGAGAGAACTATATTAGCGAGAGCTCTTTTAATGCAACATTtcataattgtttatttttttcttcaagtttaattaaatttaattataattgaaaaaaataaaattatgtttaagatattatttcattagatatcaatcaattcaatatttattttttaatgatattcttgcctttgttcatttctttaaaaaaaaaaattgaaataatgaattttcttacaataaataattttattgttgtatagttaaacaagaaaatttggtaGAGCTCCTTGGTAGtgataaagtattttaatatgCATCTTTGTCTCAAATTACTAGCTTAATCTTTGATTAGAGCCAcgaaatattttaacatttattaatgtatataatttttaatttattttattaaaaacatgtgttattttttcagtttacaactatttttttttaacgggGTAAATGCATTGACagtacctttatttttttttgttgataaaaaatGAGCTTAGCCAGCCACAAAGTGTGGGATAACTAACATGAGCTAAAAACAATTAGAATGAAACAAGTCCtaactataaactaaaaagaaataatagagCCTAAAATTAAACACTTTAGGACCTTTAAACGTgttttaattttacataaaattaatatttacattgagataaattaaataaaactttttataagatataaatagcattaaagttgaaaaaatcTCGGCATTTAGAATGAGACAAGTTCTAACTATTACACTTTGAGACCTTACAATGCAGCATTTAGAAGGTCTCAACGTTTTCTCTATGATGGAGCGATATGTATATAAAACATTTATCTGGTCTAGCATTGACAActattttccctctttttttctttcttcattgaATTTTGTACAAGCCTCTTCGATTGTTTTTCCCCTTGCATTTGTTTGTTGtcattttgattactatttctttttaataatatataaaaatacattttttttaaaatttcactccttttctatttttttatcttttaaatttgatcattgttttttaaattgttatttatttttatattattttttaattgctttatatacatacatacatacgtccatatatatataattccgtCCAGaggttattttcttattaaatttaatatttattctttttattgctgtctttttttgtttgacaagttttttaaattaatatatttttaacaatttcatcattcaaaattaaattggtccgggattaaacttttttattggaCCAGGATCAAATACTTCACGAGTTATGAGTTTTAGAGATTATACCAGGTTTAAGAGGTTTTATcaggtttgcttggtttttttaatctttttttaattgatttatttcaatttcatcattttacattTGATCTATCAGAAATTgatcttcaagttttttttctttttttttctattgggttatcttgattttttaaaatcaaattttctttttagctttcgtccttcaacattgagttgtttgGTAActgtgttttataattttatttaattttctttcatatGTGGTTACCTTGGTATCATAATCGAGTTTGAGATTTTGTATCTTGATCTTGGTGTgctcaaattgattttttttaattatattttttttttatttttcatcattcaacattttatttgcttaaaattgagcttgagattttttatttttatttttataaaattatcacgttctcattttatttattaggaactagtatttagatttttttatgagattatccaAATCTTATATTTTTGGTCACATAGTTCTTCTATTTTAACCATGGTCTTTTTt
Protein-coding sequences here:
- the LOC133692578 gene encoding uncharacterized protein LOC133692578, whose protein sequence is MNEDPNRAEAERLLGIAEKLLQSRDLSGTKDFAVLAQETEPLLEGPDQILAVADVLLSAEKRVNNQHDWYSILQISEKTDDSFLIKKQYRRLALLLHPDKNKYPFADQAFKLVADAGAVLSDTAKKTLYDNELSLFSKIDLSASGKLPVRRSQRPVDDKKAESVKINVNNVSNQQEGSQKAKLSSFWTACPYCYILYEYPRVYENCCLRCQNCERGFHAVLIPSLPPLVPGQECYYCCWGFFPLGFTPGTAGSGGKSGGVGSGFPNWMPPMFGTEQQQGGDKGGGYVAENVDDKNGSGGGRSGGGVSGNGAAATPVRVGVESRDRVVKVSGGSATGVAGNAMGMPGPRKRGRPRKYPVQA